tcttacggATGGTATTTGTCAGAAAATgtaatttatattcatttataTGGGTTACACGATACCTACTATGCATAGTACCTTGTGGTCTAATTCACGAAGTTACTTTCTCAAGAAGAATTCCACGATACATAAGATCGTTGCATATCATTGTAAAATGTTACTCTAACGCAAAGAGTGAAGTGCCTGCAAGTCCCGTCGAGTATTCAACTAACGAAAGATATTTTTTGTGAACGATTTAGGGGTACTCTCACTGTCAAGTACGCCTAGTATAATTACGTCGTAAATGTACACAATTGCGCCACTGGGTAACCACTCTTACCGTTAACATCTTACGTCGTTGGAAACCAGAAATAATTTGATCTGTAACCAAAGACGAAGGATACCTCTCTTTCGGACAGTGTGAAATCTCGATGATCTTTACCTGTAAAGAAGAAGGAAACGTTAATGATGTCGAGGACCTTATTCAATGGTGGAGAATTCAAGACCTAAAGTCAACGTCCATAGTATCTTCCATGTAAACAAATTACTACTTCGCGACGCAAGATGAACCAGTCATTCAATTACAAAGCAGAAATAAGTACACATTACTTAATAACTTCAATGTTCGTTAAACGCACGCGTCTATCGCCTGGAGACTTGAATTGCGAAATACATTTTAACGTATTATAGCAGCGTATGTCATTAGCGGAGGAAAATCAAAATTACCACCATCACGGAGGTTCATTCATTTTTACTTCCTCTTTGAATTATGCCCAAATAATAGATAGATCGAGAGATTACGAAATTCTTTTCCAAGTGTAACTACAATTACAACATGAAATTTATGAAGTGTCCAATGATTTACTGACAGCCAAAGGTGTTCGTGCAAATAAAGTAAAGCAAATATTAAGACTTATCTTTTTGACACAGACTCGTTTCTGGCAAATATGTGCCATTTAAACGTTATTATGGGTGGTGTTTCCATGCCTCTTGGAAGTCTTAATTATGGGCAATACCGAGTAAAAGTTTGGACTCAAACATCTGTTTGACATGTTTAATACGATATGAAATATTTTTCCTTATTCTTACATCTTTTAGAGCACGTAATAATTCCAAATATTTGTCTGGTGCTGCAATATCTACCTATAGAGACCGAGTGTGCGGTGTATGCGAACTTTGGAATTTATTAAATCTCTCCGGAGATAATCCATTCTATATTAAATTTATACAAGTTTGTTAGTTTAGTAGTTTTAAAATTCACTAGCTCGCTCGAAGAAACCATGGAACGAGGCTTGTTTCTCGAATCGATTTGATTATTTAGTCTCGCGTGCTCGATCTTTCACCGCTCGATTTTCTCTTTCGTACCTGAATCCGATTGGCCAAATATTCGTGGGTCAGTGTACGttacaaaattcacaatatCGAGGACAGTGCGTGGAATTTTCCTGCGTGCGTTTCGAATTGAAAGAGTGCGATAACGGGAGAAAAAAGTAAGATCAGTGAAAGGAAATAATGGAGCAAGAAGATGACGAGATCGAGACGCTACATCGGCAAGGTCGCGAACCGTAACCGCAGTTTGTAAACTTGACCCCGATATTTTCAAATTCCATTGAATTTCTCCCGATTTACGATGAAAATACGATACGAGAAAAAGAAACATTTTTCTCGTTTGCAAATCACTGATCTAGGAATACCGCGTACcatatacatataattataCCCACTTACTTTAGTATTATTGAATAATACCTGTTGAAATACAATGTCATTATGGTTTGACGCTCGAGAACCAGAAGGTAAACCGGTTTTCGTGTGTATACGCGTTGGTCTTTTTCATCGACGATATTTGCGATCGACAATACATCGATGATTGAAAGAAATTGtaaagaaaacgaagaaaacAGATTATTATACACTTGCATCGGAATTGTTTCAGATCCTTAACACAGAAATGGGTGAACTGTCCGAGATACAATCCTTTTACAAGgggaaaaatatttttataaccGGAGGAACCGGTTTGATGGGAAAAGTACTCATTGAGAAGCTACTTTTCAGCTGCAGCGACTTAAACAAGATCTATGTTTTGATACGGCCGAAAAGAGGTCGTACTCCAGAAATTCGTCTCGATGCGATATTTAAATTGCCTGTGAGTATGAATTTCTTTAATCCTTTATAACCAATTTTTATAAACTCGATACTATCCGTGTCAACTACGTGTCATTATATATGttgcaattgcttcttaaacgtaTGAGTCTGTtactttttttaattaattaaagtgGGTCATATTACATAGTACGAAAGGATAGAATGATCTCAACATTGATCTTatgtaaattagtttggatataTCGGGGAAGgaattaaaataaaagtaattttaaatagatgttCAATAGAGTGCGGAAACAAAAACCTCACATGTTGAAGAGAGTTGCGCCCTTGAACGGGGATGTTACCGAGAAGAATTTAGGATTGACCAAGGAGCAATTGGAAATGTTATTTAAAGATATTGACATAGTATTTCATTTTGCAGCAACGCTTAGATTAGAGTCTGAATTGAAGGACGCGATAGAAATGAACACGGTACGTGCACTTGAATTAGTAAAGTTGTATAATGCTATATGGAAGCTATATGGAAAAATACTGTTATTCAAGAATGGAACGAAAACGGTATTGGAATTAGCGAAGAAGATGAAAAAGCTGCTAGCATTCGTGCATTTGAGCACTGCCTTCTGTTACCCCGAGAGAGAGGAGCTCGATGAAAAAGTCTACGATGCACCTGCCAATCCTCACGATGTCATTAAATTGGTTCGATGGCTAGACGAAGGTTCCTTAAATCTCATTACGCCAAAGTAATTTATATTTCTATAGAAAAATTTGCTCTAACCTCTTCAGTTAAGAAAACTAAATGCTTTTATTAATTGTATCTTTTAATTGGGATATTTAAACCGAAGAGTTGCCATTTTTGTCCGTTTTTGGGACAAGTAGAGTGTAGAAAGTTCGAACCGATGTTCGACTTTCGATGTGAGAATTTTATCGCGGTTTCAATATCCATTTCAAATTTTGTTTTGCGATAATACTCCGTTTCATTGGGAATACAGGATATTGGACCTTCATCCAAATACTTACACGTATTCGAAGAGATTGGCCGAGAAACTGATAGCAGACGCATATGTCGATTTACCTTGTTGCATCGCTAGGCCATCGATCGGTAAAACACATCGAATTTATCTTTACGTTaagtttattattattacattttatttttaatattatttttggcAGTTACGCCAGCTATAAAGGAGCCGTTACCTGGATGGGTAGACAATTTGAACGGACCAGTGGGCCTTATCGTGGGTGGAGGCAAAGGTGTGATAAGAACGATGCACTGTATCGCAGAGTACCACGCCGAAGTGATACCAGTTGATCTTGCTATAAACAGTTTAATTACACTCGGTCAGAGGGTAGCTACGTCCGAAAGGTAAAAATCATTGTTTTCTTGTCGTCTCGttgtcgagaaagagatcttATTCATCGTGTGTCCGCATTTTTGTTTGGTTAGAAAAACCAATGTACCGGTGTACAATATTACGCAAAGTGGCGTGCTGCCTATCACCTGGGGAGAGATATTGGAGAAAGGCAAGACACTCGGATACCAGTATCCTTTCGAGGGACAAGTTTGGTATCCAAACGGCGACATACACAGTAGTAAATTCGTGCACAATCTGATAGCCTTCTTTTTCCACATCATACCGGCTTACTTGATCGATTTCCTTATGTTGATATTTCGACAGAAAAGATTGTAAGCTTTCCACTTTTTCCTTTCTGCCGTTTCGATTGCGCGCTTCCACGCGACATTCTGTTTCAGTATGGTTCGCATTCAGAAACGCATATCGGTGGGCCTCGAAGTTTTACAATACTTTACTACGAGGGAATGGATATTCCATAATACGAATATGCTAATAGTATGGGGTGAAATGAGTCCTAGGGACAAGGAAATTTTCCCAATGGATTTTCTGTCTATCGACATTCTTGAGTACATGAAGGATATCATTTTAGGCGCACGACAATATTGCATGAAAGAAGATTTGTCCACTTTGCCGAAAGCTCGTAGACACCAAGCAATGTACGTACTCAATTGTTTCATATACAGACGGTATATTTGTAAAACATTAATATTTTCATGATATTCGCAGAATGTACGTTGTTCATCTGATTACCGTTTATCTATTTTATTTtggaattctatatttcatttacAAGAATGTCGAGATGGTAAGGATTGGTCTGGATTCTGTTACGGATCAGATGAAGTATTTGCCAATCGTGGGGAAAGTTGGCCAAACTATCCATTAATAGCGATAAAACGTGGAAGGgaattaaaattttattaagtggttaattttattaaatttacttTCTAGTAGCTACGAATTGAGACATGTACAAATGTTTATGTATACAAATGTTATGTTACGATAAATATATAACACGCATTTCTAGAGTGTCCCGGAGTGAAGTATTATCTTGTTGTTAGTCGATACGCGTGTCAGCTGGTAGAGCGGGGTAGAGCGCAGCGATTTCAAATCGTTTGACAGGTGCACCGTCAGGTCGGTTGGTACGGGCGTTCAGTTAACAGACTTTTGATTAGAGGAAAGAAGTTTTAATTGAAATGAGAGTTGAAAAGCGTGCGCGTTTTCAAGCAGCGCGACCGATGTAGAACCCGACTCGACGCGTAGCGAGCGCGTACCGGTCGATCTCGTTGAGACAGGTTGTATTGACCGCGGGAACCGTCAGGGAGGTATGGAATATCGATAAACGGGAAGACTGATCGACGGAGCAGTCGGGTTCGATTTGTAGGTGTGTCAATTATTTAGGCAATTTGGATGCGAAGGGAACGGTGGTGACACGCGTCACCGATTTCGAGTGGAGTAGAGTGGAGTGGAGTGGTGTGTGGATCGCGAGGGTGCAGCATGAGAGAGGGTGAAGCGGCGTATTATAGCTGCGCCGATGACGTGTGACAggttgtatgtgtgtgtgtgtgtgtgtgcgcgagaATAGGAAGAGAAGTGGTGGCGCGTGCGCCGATTTTCCAGGATGGCATCCGACGGGTAGGTCGGGTAGGACGGACAGGACTCGAGGGTTGTTCGAGGCGCGAACACCACTCAGTCCGAATTCGTTTGCCGTTCGATCCGCTCGTCGCTCGCGATACCGGTCCCGCGAGCTTTTACTCTCGCCAACCCCTTACTGAAAATATCTCTCTACCGGAATTATCCACGGCCCATTCGACCGAGAGATTCTCTCGCTTTCGTATCGCTAGTTTCACCGCTACCCCAGTCCCATCGGTCTCGCGTGACTCGCAATGACCGAGATACAGGACACGGTACGCGGTATACCGCGTTTCCTCGATTCCCTCGGTACGCACGACCCTTGCGAACGTTAACAGATATTTCTCGCGAGTCCAACAATCACCAACCTCGAGGATGGCGCTCGTTGTTATCGTAAAGAACTTTCAAGGACTGAAATACAAAGGAGACAAGGTTATCAAAGTCGACTTTCGAGGTAAGTTGCTCTCCAATTTCTCTCTACTCGTCTATCGTCAACTGTATCACCGATGATTAACGATCAGTCGTTACTAATTAATCGGAATTTCGAAAATTGTGTCAAGCGTTCATTCAGACCCAATGCGTATACCTGTTGTCCTTCGTTCATTCCGATTGAAAATTAGAATCGATATCGTATCATCGTAAAGTTTACGTTCAACTCCACACGATAGCGCaataaatgagttttcttgCTTCAGAGATTCTTAAGAAATCTCCGAGGCTTCTTTTAAAGCTATTAGATTTTTATTTGGAAATTATTCGTGATTTGAAATGGAGGAAGCGCAAAGCGTGCGAAACAGTTTCGAAAAAATGATGTTGGGTCAAGAGTTAAAAGTTGAAATCGATCAGAAAATCGATAGTGTCGTTTCGTGGTTGCGTGCAGGATTATTATTCTTTCTCGGACGAAACTTTCGCGATCCCATCCAACTAACAAACAGGATAAATTAATCGATTTTAAACTATAACTAGGCGAATGTTTTCATAACGCTACCATAAAGTAAGTAATTAGCGGTATCGATTAAAATTAGGTTTTctataaataaatgtttccATCCACAGTGGCCACCGGTTGGGTATTTATCGGCTCGCTTAATCGGCACGCGGTTTCCGTGATATTTAATTCCGTACTAATTTATATTTCCAGAGTAATGAgaaaataaatgttcctttctTTGCGCGCGACACGAAACCTCACGTTTCTTACATTTAGTTATCAGCTATCTTTACAAACAATTACCAACCCTAATAGCAAGAGTATTTGTATTAGAACGGTGACCCTATCAAAACGTCAATTTCGTCCGTAACCGGTTGATTTAACCCCAACCCGTTAAATAACGATGATTAAAGTTCTCGATGTTAATGTCGTTTATACTAATTACAAAATCGGACTGTTTTAGAACCCGCCCACGTGCGACTGCTAATAAATGTACGCGTGTACGTTTGCATTTAAAACAGTTCCTTTTTTCCGTGTAACGGCGGACACATTTCAAGCAAAATCGTATAAACGACATCGTTTCAGATACGCATAAAGGCTTTTTCTTTCATTTACGTAGTAGTGCagaaatttattatgaatagCGATTCCGAGGTAGCTTATGCTAGCGGAATTCACTGGTTGGAAAATGCTGTTACATTTTGAACGACGTGCTATTTAAATTGGATTATTATGGAAACGATATTATACACATATAATAAATTGATATTCGTAATTGAAAAGTTTCCGGTGCTTTGATTTTTATTTCGctccaatatataatattttaaagAGCAGGTAACACGCGGTGGCGTATCGCAATGTAGAAGGAAACGTGTAGCATAGAGAGGATATAATTGCTTTAGAGGTTAATTTACACTTGAATTGCTGTTGCGCGCCGAGCAATACCGCGTTTCCCTATCTCTTATACCGCCGCCATGCGACTGATTGACGTTTTGCGAGCCGCTCGAATCGTTCCCACAAACGATCTGTTATGAAACGAAATGTCGTTTTCGTACTCGATCGAGCGTTTTCGAAGAGattaaaagaataaaaaaaaaaagaaacattccATCCTTGTTTAAAAAAGTGAGAGGATGTCTTCTCAAGTTCGATTTGACTTTTAACGGAGCAACGGGTCTAATTTCTGTAGGATGTACGCGAGTATCAGGATCACACGAGTCAGTTGTTATTAGCTCGCGCTATTCAAAGAAATGTCAACGTCTAAAAATAATGGAAAGCGTATCGCGTAAATAAATTGTTGAATGAAGGCGAGTTAGAGAATATTCAGGGAAGCGTGAGTACGTAGGGGTAGGAGTGATAGGTTAAATGAACCAGCCAGCGGTCGACTTAGCCCGGTCATCTCGCGGGATCGTGCACGACCGTAAAGGGAAATTCAAAGGCAGGACGGAGTAACAACGAATCGTTAACCGGAGACCAGGCTCCTCTGGCGACTAGACTTTCATTTACTCATGACTGCCCCAGTTCGTCGACGACCGTCACCCCGGGAGACATAAAGTTTCGCGTCAAGATTTTATACTTCCATCGTATGCTTAAACATTCCTCCAACTTCCATAATTAATGCCAAATTTTTCGATGCTTACTTCATACGAGTAATCAGCTTATCGAGCTATCGATGGATTATGTTTACGTAACTTACCACTGTTctttgtcgattatataatggcGGACAAACATCATTCCATTAATCtcaatataaatacatatatcaCATTTACGTCGCACCCTCGTGTTCTTTCATTTGCGATAAGTCGAGTAAATCTGCTTGTACCTTTTTTCTATTACAAAGTGCCCTGCAAACGAGAGTTTGTAAATTATATTCTGCAGAAATGAACGTCAAGCGTGATTTAGAGTCCAAGTTTCGGTGTATGCGTATCTGAAATAATGTTATCTACGGAAGGAAGTAGGTATATATCTACGAACCTATGCGTAAGGAAGTCTGAACTTGGTGGAGTAGCAAATTGTCTAATGAAAGGTAAGGACTTTGAAACATTTCAGTGAAAAATAATGCAACGAACATAAAAGAGCTATAACGCTGTTTAAACTGAAAGTTTATGAAAGTAAAACCGCGAGAACCCGCTGTTACCTTTAAAAATACAGTTTTATTTTACAGGGTAACAATTTTTATCAAATCTTTTAATGAATAGCCAGATTGTACGCGTTTAAGAGTTCTATTGGAACATAATCGTTCCTGATAACGATCCGCGTCGGTATCGGTAATTACATCACTTAATCGATACGTCATAGCCGAAGAGATTGATCGTTTATAATAAAAAGGAGACCGAGCAAGATTACTCACAGAATATATTTACTGAAAATAGGTAGACGATTAGTTAAACTGTACATAGATTGAAACGATTCGATTTATACGTAGATAATTCGAGTAAAATATTTTGGTAAAACACGCATAGATTTAAATCGAATGGTAAGATCTACGTACTACGAACCATAGTGGCTATCTAGATCAGCTCAAGTTAGAAGTAATTTCGTTGAAATTATCCATTTATGTAGCCGGATCCCAACAACCATTCGTAAAATATACGAGGCAGGGAGTAACCTTCACCATCGGTGACCCAAGCTGAGGTTTATAAAAGCTTTTTTCGTGGTCGTCGAGAATCCTAACACATTTTCATGTTTCTGTGTTGCAGGCGTTCCTCATTACTCGAAATGTCTCGAAGACAGCGGCGATCACATAGACGTAGACGAGGTAAAGTATTCGATTAAAACTTTTCCCATTGAAAATAAAGTTACATCGACATTGACGCTGTTAAAAAGCCCACCGTGCAGCTGACACTCGTATACCGAATTCAACTGCAATTTTACTTTTCAATTGCCACCGTTTACCCTTTCTTCGCCTCGTTGGTGCTGCGCAATTAACCTGCACTTCGTTTCCGTCTGAACCGAGCGAGTTTCTCCAACTTGCATCACTTTTAAGTAACCTACTGTAATATAACGTAACACCGTCACCGATCGTCAAACGATATCGCAGATCGGAACGTTCACAGGACATTTCACGTTCGTTCTTTGCACGCAGGTGCATATACGTACCTACAGTTTGCGATATTACAAGAAGAAGTTAGGTCTGCAG
The window above is part of the Xylocopa sonorina isolate GNS202 chromosome 3, iyXylSono1_principal, whole genome shotgun sequence genome. Proteins encoded here:
- the LOC143422210 gene encoding putative fatty acyl-CoA reductase CG5065, which encodes MGELSEIQSFYKGKNIFITGGTGLMGKVLIEKLLFSCSDLNKIYVLIRPKRGRTPEIRLDAIFKLPMFNRVRKQKPHMLKRVAPLNGDVTEKNLGLTKEQLEMLFKDIDIVFHFAATLRLESELKDAIEMNTNGTKTVLELAKKMKKLLAFVHLSTAFCYPEREELDEKVYDAPANPHDVIKLVRWLDEGSLNLITPKILDLHPNTYTYSKRLAEKLIADAYVDLPCCIARPSIVTPAIKEPLPGWVDNLNGPVGLIVGGGKGVIRTMHCIAEYHAEVIPVDLAINSLITLGQRVATSERKTNVPVYNITQSGVLPITWGEILEKGKTLGYQYPFEGQVWYPNGDIHSSKFVHNLIAFFFHIIPAYLIDFLMLIFRQKRFMVRIQKRISVGLEVLQYFTTREWIFHNTNMLIVWGEMSPRDKEIFPMDFLSIDILEYMKDIILGARQYCMKEDLSTLPKARRHQAIMYVVHLITVYLFYFGILYFIYKNVEMVRIGLDSVTDQMKYLPIVGKVGQTIH